In the Kwoniella shandongensis chromosome 1, complete sequence genome, one interval contains:
- a CDS encoding tRNA (guanine-N(7)-)-methyltransferase, which yields MSKRTRDETDEMEAGPSSAVASPSPAPSGLSNGEVALLKVPQKRFYRQRAHANVFIDHELDYPKRPEEMDWATHYPQYFTSTSSDDTPTSSKQVEWADVGCGFGGLLMALAPMFPDTLMLGMEIRMSVTKYVTDRIAATRQAQSLLPADSTEHQSGGFQNVSVIRANSMKHMPNFFKKGQLSKMFFLFPDPHFKNRKHKARIITTALIAEYAYVLRPGGILYTVTDVKDLHEWMAHHLRAHPLFTPIPNEDLVDDPILKAARTATEEGRKVERNKGDKWVACFTRKEDPED from the exons ATGTCGAAGAGAACCCGAGACGAGAcagatgagatggaagctGGACCCTCTTCAGCTGTagcttcaccttcacctgcgCCTAGCGGATTGAGTAATGGTGAAGTGGCTCTGCTTAAAGTTCCTCAG AAACGATTCTATAGACAAAGAGCACATGCCAATGTCTTCATCGACCATGAATTAGACTA CCCTAAGAGACCTGAAGAGATGGACTGGGCGACCCACTACCCCCAATATTTCACTTCGACCTCATCTGATGACACGCCGACTAGCTCGAAACAGGTGGAATGGGCTGATGTAGGATGTGGATTTGGAGGATTGTTGATGGCTCTTGCGCCCATGTTTCCCGATACCTTGATGTTGG GTATGGAGATCCGAATGTCCGTCACCAAATACGTTACCGACAGAATCGCCGCCACTCGACAAGCCCAATCGTTGTTACCTGCCGACTCGACAGAACATCAATCTGGGGGCTTTCAGAATGTCTCTGTGATCAGAGCGAATTCGATGAAGCACATGCCTAATTTCTTCAAGAAgggtcag CTCTCAaagatgttcttcctcttccccgaCCCGCACTTCAAGAACCGTAAACACAAAGCGCGAATCATCAC AACCGCTTTGATAGCGGAATACGCATACGTCCTTCGACCCGGTGGGATCCTGTACACCGTCACAGATGTCAAAG ACCTACACGAATGGATggctcatcatcttcgagcGCATCCATTATTCACACCCATACCTAACGAAGATCTAGTCGATGATCCTATTCTCAAAGCTGCACGAACCGcgacggaagaagggaggaaggtggagaggaacAAGGGCGATAAATGGGTTGCTTGTTTCACAAGAAAGGAGGATCCTGAGGATTGA